A genomic stretch from Carbonactinospora thermoautotrophica includes:
- the hisS gene encoding histidine--tRNA ligase translates to MNPYRGTRDFLPEEMAVRQAVFSKFYKVIETYGFQRYDGPLLEPAEIYEAKSGREIADQQLYTLTDRSGRRLALRPEMTPSVARIVARFAGQLDFPLRWYSHVNCFRYERPQRGRVREHWQINCDIFGSESEVCEIEIFDLVHDLMAAVGATREQYVLRVNCRVIAESAMRHIVGVPEESLPQVFQVVDRWEKVTEEERVADLAEAGLDDKRIERLNEVLTGDGGFVDELPADELADSNIAKLLKRDERNLFKFDPLIIRAFEYYTSTVFEVFDTDPVNRRSLFGGGRYRDLAGLFTTQKIPGIGFGMGDVTVLDFLETHGLLPTPRIGSDVAVIPVKAQLNEAARTVTRSLRAAGIKTILPLVERSLSAEMKRAGRNGCRAAVIIGENEWHRRAVTVRDMRTGEQSEVPSDQVVDRVTQILQAEPGTD, encoded by the coding sequence GTGAACCCGTATCGGGGCACTCGTGACTTCCTGCCGGAGGAGATGGCCGTCCGACAGGCCGTGTTCTCGAAGTTCTACAAGGTCATCGAAACCTACGGTTTCCAGCGATACGACGGCCCGCTGCTGGAGCCGGCGGAGATCTACGAGGCCAAATCCGGCCGGGAGATCGCCGACCAGCAGCTGTACACACTCACCGACCGCTCAGGCCGCCGGCTCGCGCTTCGGCCGGAGATGACCCCCTCGGTGGCGCGCATCGTGGCCCGGTTCGCGGGCCAGCTGGACTTCCCCTTGCGGTGGTACAGCCACGTCAACTGTTTCCGCTACGAACGCCCGCAGCGCGGCCGGGTCCGCGAGCACTGGCAGATCAACTGCGACATCTTCGGGTCGGAATCCGAGGTTTGCGAGATCGAGATCTTCGACCTCGTCCACGACCTCATGGCCGCCGTCGGCGCCACCCGGGAGCAGTACGTCCTGCGAGTGAACTGCCGGGTGATCGCCGAGTCGGCGATGCGCCACATCGTGGGTGTGCCCGAGGAGAGCCTGCCGCAGGTCTTCCAGGTCGTGGACCGGTGGGAAAAGGTCACCGAGGAAGAACGGGTCGCCGACCTCGCCGAGGCGGGTCTGGACGACAAGCGGATCGAACGGCTCAATGAGGTCCTCACCGGTGACGGCGGCTTCGTTGACGAGCTGCCGGCGGACGAACTGGCCGACTCCAACATCGCGAAGCTGCTCAAGCGCGACGAGCGCAATCTCTTCAAGTTCGACCCGCTGATCATCCGGGCCTTCGAGTACTACACCTCGACCGTCTTCGAGGTCTTCGACACCGATCCCGTCAACCGCCGTTCCCTGTTCGGCGGCGGCCGCTACCGGGACCTCGCCGGGCTGTTCACCACCCAGAAGATCCCCGGCATCGGCTTCGGGATGGGCGACGTCACCGTGCTCGATTTCCTTGAGACCCACGGCCTGCTGCCGACTCCCCGCATCGGCAGCGACGTCGCCGTCATCCCGGTCAAGGCGCAGCTGAACGAAGCGGCTCGCACGGTGACCCGCTCCCTGCGCGCAGCCGGGATCAAGACCATCCTTCCGCTGGTCGAACGCTCGCTGTCTGCCGAGATGAAGCGAGCCGGACGCAACGGCTGCCGCGCGGCCGTCATCATCGGTGAGAACGAGTGGCATCGCCGCGCCGTCACCGTGCGAGACATGCGCACCGGCGAGCAGTCCGAAGTGCCCTCAGATCAGGTCGTCGACCGGGTCACGCAGATTTTGCAAGCCGAACCGGGAACGGACTGA
- a CDS encoding RNase H family protein, with amino-acid sequence MGDINISTSAAAAIMIKLHDRKAAMKRGESVRRRPKWFNFHHKETLEGFTLADQGPIVVATDAATQNGRVGYAFVTTAGRFGLGAFPHPERIVGPAQTLVAELRTVNVAIESDGNHPFIILCDSQDAVEYLRAWRRGNLIYPDGYTLYRKNGRTPTLVKLSRKLASNPRRYKVEWVKGHAGHPLNEVADSMAKLALRTLNGYFSWEEAIGLARRYAHRTLSEVARAK; translated from the coding sequence GTGGGCGATATCAACATATCAACGTCGGCCGCTGCCGCGATAATGATCAAGTTACACGATCGAAAGGCGGCGATGAAGCGGGGAGAGAGTGTTCGGCGGCGGCCCAAGTGGTTCAACTTCCACCACAAGGAGACGCTGGAAGGATTCACGCTGGCAGACCAAGGTCCGATCGTGGTGGCGACCGACGCCGCCACCCAGAACGGGCGTGTCGGCTACGCGTTCGTGACCACCGCCGGCCGGTTCGGCCTCGGCGCTTTCCCGCACCCTGAGCGCATCGTCGGCCCAGCCCAGACGCTGGTCGCGGAGCTCCGCACCGTGAACGTCGCCATCGAGAGCGATGGCAACCATCCATTCATCATCTTGTGCGACTCCCAGGACGCCGTGGAGTACCTGCGCGCATGGCGTAGAGGAAACCTCATCTACCCCGACGGGTACACCCTGTACCGCAAGAACGGCCGGACACCCACGCTCGTGAAGCTCTCCCGCAAGCTCGCGAGCAACCCACGCCGGTACAAGGTTGAATGGGTCAAAGGCCATGCCGGGCACCCGCTGAACGAGGTGGCCGACTCCATGGCCAAGCTCGCGCTGCGCACCCTGAACGGGTATTTCAGCTGGGAAGAAGCCATCGGCCTCGCGCGCCGGTACGCCCACCGCACGCTGTCCGAGGTCGCCCGCGCGAAGTGA
- a CDS encoding GNAT family N-acetyltransferase has product MYGAQEPQASNPFYSRERFLQRLDGYRAAPGYQLIVARENDRLVGFLYGYVLPPGARWWSKVEPPLPEEFTRESGDRTFAINDMVVAADRRRRGIARAMHAELLAAHPGMRFTLTVRPDNTPARSAYQRWGYRIVGRQQPYPDSPVFEMMVLESSAT; this is encoded by the coding sequence GTGTACGGCGCGCAGGAGCCGCAGGCGTCGAACCCGTTCTACTCGCGTGAACGATTCCTCCAACGGCTCGACGGGTACCGCGCGGCACCGGGTTATCAACTGATCGTGGCCCGTGAGAACGACCGCCTGGTCGGATTCCTCTACGGGTACGTGTTGCCGCCGGGCGCGCGCTGGTGGTCGAAGGTCGAGCCGCCCTTGCCAGAGGAGTTCACGCGAGAGAGTGGCGACCGTACGTTCGCCATCAACGACATGGTCGTCGCGGCGGACCGGCGCCGTCGCGGTATCGCCCGAGCCATGCACGCCGAACTGCTCGCCGCGCACCCGGGCATGCGCTTCACCCTGACGGTGCGCCCTGACAACACCCCGGCCCGGTCCGCGTACCAACGCTGGGGATACCGCATCGTCGGCCGGCAACAGCCGTACCCGGATTCCCCCGTGTTCGAGATGATGGTGTTGGAGTCCAGCGCGACATGA
- a CDS encoding aldo/keto reductase has product MTTMTTKPATCSGTFRIGGDLPVHRFGFGSMQLTGPGHWYHPDDPEEAKRVLRRAVDLGVTPAQLALAWLLHRSPVMLPIPGTRSVAHLEENLGAAELALTDDALDTISAALDTATAFADI; this is encoded by the coding sequence ATGACCACCATGACCACCAAGCCGGCGACGTGCAGTGGCACCTTCCGCATCGGCGGGGATCTGCCAGTGCACCGATTCGGCTTCGGCTCGATGCAGCTAACCGGCCCCGGTCACTGGTACCACCCCGACGACCCGGAAGAGGCCAAACGGGTCCTACGGCGCGCGGTGGACCTCGGTGTGACCCCGGCTCAGCTCGCGCTGGCGTGGCTGCTGCACCGATCCCCGGTCATGCTGCCCATCCCCGGCACCCGGTCGGTCGCCCATCTGGAGGAGAACCTGGGCGCGGCCGAACTCGCCCTGACCGACGACGCCCTGGACACGATCAGCGCTGCCCTCGACACGGCGACCGCCTTCGCGGACATCTGA
- the tmk gene encoding dTMP kinase, with protein sequence MNTRRGLFVSVDGPSGVGKSTTVRRLGERLTAVGVAHHLTAEPTDSHLGRLAYDAVGSSSGPILACLFAADRYLHLERVIRPRAAAGEIVISDRYLAAGLVMQQLDGMKLDWLRQVNAHADPPDLAVILTAEPGVLAARLAARGAKNHYQRRPDISAREAALYEEAADMLAAAGTRVLRLDTSQQDAETVAAIIHRHIDQLQAEAKPVVPAQAREAQE encoded by the coding sequence ATGAACACCAGACGTGGGCTGTTCGTGAGCGTGGACGGGCCCAGCGGCGTGGGCAAGTCCACTACCGTGCGGCGGCTCGGCGAACGCCTCACCGCCGTCGGCGTCGCGCATCACCTGACCGCCGAGCCGACCGACAGTCACCTGGGCCGCCTCGCCTACGACGCCGTCGGCTCCAGCTCCGGACCGATCCTGGCCTGCCTGTTCGCCGCCGACCGCTACCTGCACCTGGAACGTGTGATCCGCCCGAGGGCCGCCGCCGGGGAGATCGTGATCAGCGACCGGTACCTGGCGGCCGGGCTGGTCATGCAGCAGCTCGACGGCATGAAGCTGGACTGGCTGCGCCAGGTCAACGCGCACGCCGACCCGCCCGATCTCGCGGTGATCCTCACCGCCGAGCCGGGTGTGCTCGCCGCGCGGCTCGCCGCCCGCGGGGCGAAGAACCACTACCAGCGCCGTCCCGACATCAGTGCCCGAGAGGCGGCGCTGTACGAGGAGGCGGCCGACATGCTCGCCGCGGCTGGAACTCGCGTGCTGCGGCTGGACACCAGTCAGCAGGACGCCGAGACCGTGGCCGCCATCATCCACCGGCACATCGACCAACTCCAGGCCGAGGCGAAGCCGGTGGTCCCGGCACAGGCGAGGGAAGCACAGGAATGA
- a CDS encoding 3'-5' exonuclease, producing the protein MSESARPWPEMRYVVVDVEGNGQQPPDLVELAVLPIAGGRIGEPTAWLVRPQTPITPMARRIHGIRNEDLADAPSFEAVRGAVLAHLGDAVVVGHNVRVDLGVLCRKLPGWVPPVAIDTLRLARRLLPTMGSYRLGALVAALDLAEDLPAGLQPHRAAYDVLVTARLFTRLATAPDGAPRTFEELREAGALPATAPEPEPRLFE; encoded by the coding sequence ATGAGTGAATCCGCCCGGCCGTGGCCGGAGATGCGTTACGTGGTCGTGGACGTGGAAGGCAACGGCCAGCAGCCCCCGGACCTGGTGGAGCTGGCCGTCCTTCCCATCGCCGGCGGGCGGATCGGCGAGCCGACCGCGTGGCTGGTCCGCCCGCAAACGCCGATCACCCCGATGGCGCGCCGCATCCACGGGATCCGCAACGAGGATCTCGCCGACGCACCAAGCTTCGAGGCGGTCCGCGGTGCCGTGCTCGCCCACCTGGGCGACGCCGTGGTGGTCGGGCACAACGTGCGCGTCGACCTGGGCGTGCTGTGCCGCAAACTGCCCGGCTGGGTCCCGCCGGTGGCGATCGACACCCTCCGGCTCGCGCGGCGCCTCCTGCCCACGATGGGCTCATACCGGCTCGGCGCCCTCGTGGCGGCCCTGGACCTGGCCGAGGACCTGCCGGCGGGACTCCAGCCGCACCGGGCCGCCTACGACGTGCTGGTGACCGCGCGACTGTTCACGCGCCTGGCCACCGCGCCCGACGGCGCGCCGCGCACCTTCGAGGAGCTGCGCGAGGCCGGAGCCCTGCCCGCCACCGCACCCGAGCCGGAGCCGCGGCTGTTCGAGTAG
- a CDS encoding DUF5999 family protein — protein sequence MCLHIPPCPSADAPDREAARTVVCHPEQGWSLLCNGVVVFEDTGELLPDGTTIPPHRPTGHHQRQERVPSTPAPTPVRTLEEVPA from the coding sequence ATGTGCCTGCACATCCCGCCGTGTCCGTCGGCGGATGCGCCGGATCGGGAGGCCGCGCGGACGGTCGTGTGCCATCCGGAGCAGGGGTGGAGCCTGTTGTGCAACGGGGTGGTGGTGTTCGAGGACACCGGCGAGCTGCTGCCGGACGGCACGACCATCCCCCCGCACCGGCCCACCGGCCACCACCAGCGGCAGGAGCGCGTGCCATCCACCCCTGCCCCAACCCCCGTCCGGACCCTGGAGGAGGTACCGGCATGA
- a CDS encoding GNAT family N-acetyltransferase → MGEFQLRAYRAEDHDQVLALHRTGLAHVGIRPGDGIYYEHDLTDPDTFRSLYLGARSRFLVGEHHGRLIAIGGLKQIDDRTAEIVRMRVHPDFQGRGFGRRLLVALEEEAHSLGYHVIQLDSSSLQQRAVHLYRSHGYQETHRRQVGGAEVIYFRKYLPRQSR, encoded by the coding sequence ATGGGCGAGTTCCAGCTACGCGCCTACCGTGCCGAAGACCACGACCAGGTCCTGGCCCTGCACCGCACTGGACTCGCCCACGTCGGCATCCGGCCCGGTGACGGGATCTACTACGAACACGACCTCACCGACCCCGACACCTTCCGCAGCCTCTACCTTGGCGCCAGGTCCCGATTCCTCGTCGGTGAACACCACGGTCGCCTCATCGCGATCGGCGGACTCAAACAGATCGACGACCGCACCGCCGAGATCGTCCGCATGCGCGTGCACCCCGACTTCCAGGGGCGCGGCTTTGGCCGGCGGCTCCTCGTCGCGCTTGAGGAGGAGGCCCACAGCCTCGGCTACCACGTGATCCAGCTCGACAGCAGCAGCCTGCAGCAGCGGGCTGTCCACCTGTACCGAAGTCACGGCTACCAGGAAACCCACCGCCGGCAAGTAGGCGGCGCCGAAGTGATCTATTTCCGCAAATACCTGCCAAGGCAGTCGCGCTGA
- a CDS encoding aldo/keto reductase: protein MTVAYEDLPPRRLGESGIEVFPLGMGCWAIGGPDTNLGLPMGWGTADDDASLRGLVRAFELGANLFDTADVYGHGRSERLLGRLLREVPRERVVVTSKVGYFAGTAPNAYSPLHMRHQLEQTLENLGTDYLDVYFLHNFHFGPGDEYLMPAVEQMRRFQTEGLVRAVGMRGPHRFAVERLTVAKGERADKYARFRRVFEVVRPQVLAVRYNALTPDTPQGGEDIFAFAARHGAGRVDQQAIGAGPADRQVRPGLTSGVRPG, encoded by the coding sequence ATGACAGTGGCGTATGAGGATCTGCCGCCCCGGCGGTTGGGCGAAAGCGGGATCGAGGTGTTTCCGCTCGGGATGGGTTGTTGGGCGATTGGCGGCCCGGACACCAACCTGGGGCTGCCCATGGGCTGGGGTACTGCGGATGATGACGCGTCGCTGCGCGGCCTGGTTCGGGCGTTCGAGCTGGGTGCGAACCTGTTCGACACCGCCGATGTGTACGGGCACGGGCGTTCGGAGCGGCTTTTAGGACGCCTCCTGCGGGAGGTGCCGCGTGAGCGGGTGGTGGTCACCAGCAAGGTGGGGTACTTCGCCGGCACCGCGCCGAACGCGTATTCCCCGCTGCACATGCGCCACCAGCTGGAGCAGACGCTGGAGAACCTGGGCACCGACTACCTGGATGTGTACTTCCTGCACAACTTCCACTTCGGACCGGGCGACGAGTACCTGATGCCGGCGGTGGAACAGATGCGCCGGTTCCAGACCGAGGGGCTGGTGCGCGCGGTGGGGATGCGCGGCCCGCACCGATTCGCGGTCGAGCGGCTGACGGTGGCCAAGGGTGAGCGCGCCGACAAGTACGCCCGGTTCCGGCGGGTGTTCGAGGTGGTGCGCCCGCAGGTGCTCGCCGTGCGGTACAACGCGCTGACCCCCGACACCCCGCAGGGTGGGGAGGACATCTTCGCGTTCGCGGCCCGGCACGGGGCGGGGCGTGTTGATCAACAAGCCATTGGCGCAGGGCCTGCTGACCGGCAAGTACGACCCGGCCTCACCTCCGGTGTTCGGCCCGGGTGA
- a CDS encoding aldo/keto reductase, with translation MFGPGDHRVRKRRFTPAALRLIDAELVPLRERFGPRPEDLARVVLRYCLQRADNAAVLVGFTTPEQVEANFTGLGEPLSAEDLEFVREHMGTLRQALDATGEVFTDEVAAPTIGVGRDER, from the coding sequence GTGTTCGGCCCGGGTGATCACCGGGTGCGCAAGCGGCGGTTCACCCCGGCGGCGCTGCGACTGATCGACGCCGAGTTGGTGCCGCTGCGGGAACGGTTCGGACCGCGGCCGGAAGACCTTGCGCGGGTGGTGTTGCGGTACTGCCTGCAGCGCGCGGACAACGCCGCGGTGCTGGTCGGATTCACCACCCCGGAGCAGGTGGAGGCGAACTTCACGGGCCTGGGCGAGCCGCTGTCAGCCGAGGACCTGGAATTCGTGCGCGAGCACATGGGAACGCTGCGCCAGGCGCTGGACGCGACCGGGGAGGTCTTCACCGACGAGGTAGCCGCCCCGACGATCGGAGTAGGCCGCGATGAGCGGTGA
- a CDS encoding endonuclease/exonuclease/phosphatase family protein, with amino-acid sequence MSGDGQLSLLAPQVPVRRATPGQLRLVTWNVQHSAPQRARRQVAWLAERPEADVVVLTEVTDSAGGRALIRELADRGYQVIAPADTGGDYRVVLAAASGIDLHAVEHPVPVLPHRLVTARLRLGRRTVGVAGLYVPSRGPQERRNEAKRAFQDAVSAWLPRLREDLGDGPVVVAGDLNVLEPGHQPHYPIFGDWEYAFYRDFARAGLVDAFRALHPEAVEHSWYGRAGNGYRFDHAFIGARDLDRLQACHYLHQPRLGGLSDHAALAVVLTLDESRTAPAG; translated from the coding sequence ATGAGCGGTGACGGCCAGCTGTCGCTGCTCGCCCCGCAGGTTCCGGTACGGCGGGCGACGCCCGGGCAGTTGCGGCTGGTGACCTGGAACGTGCAGCACTCCGCCCCGCAGCGCGCCCGCCGCCAGGTCGCCTGGCTGGCCGAGCGCCCCGAGGCGGACGTGGTGGTGCTCACCGAGGTCACCGACTCCGCCGGCGGCCGTGCCCTGATCCGGGAGTTGGCCGACCGCGGCTATCAGGTGATCGCCCCAGCCGACACGGGTGGGGACTACCGGGTGGTCCTCGCCGCGGCGTCCGGTATCGACCTGCACGCCGTCGAACACCCGGTGCCGGTGCTACCGCACCGCCTGGTCACCGCCCGGCTGCGCCTGGGCAGGCGCACAGTCGGCGTCGCCGGGCTGTACGTGCCCTCGCGGGGGCCGCAGGAGCGCCGCAACGAGGCCAAACGCGCCTTCCAGGACGCGGTCAGCGCCTGGCTGCCCCGGCTGCGCGAGGACCTGGGGGACGGGCCGGTGGTGGTCGCCGGGGACCTCAACGTGCTCGAACCCGGCCACCAGCCCCACTACCCGATCTTCGGCGACTGGGAGTACGCCTTCTACCGCGACTTCGCCCGCGCCGGCCTGGTCGACGCGTTCCGCGCCCTGCACCCGGAAGCGGTCGAGCACTCCTGGTACGGCCGAGCCGGCAACGGCTACCGGTTCGACCACGCCTTCATTGGCGCCCGCGATCTGGACCGGCTCCAGGCCTGCCACTACCTCCACCAGCCCCGGTTGGGCGGGCTGAGCGACCACGCCGCCCTGGCCGTCGTGCTCACCCTCGACGAGTCCCGCACCGCCCCGGCCGGATAG
- a CDS encoding NF041680 family putative transposase encodes MTAIVDYPGGLRLPAPPRRDARAALVAFRRGWYGCLRRRRDALFELGDALLGSAGPVTSLPHLSLEPLFRRGHGSLYAALAEGDVDTDAVRDLLAAHRPAGWPPVFAVDASTWVRCDAETSPGRGFYYHPSRHSAGQPIVAGWSYQWVAQLSWRPDSWTAPVDVCRIHPHEDAVDVTVRQVTAVAERLAAGGVAQRPLFVFDAGYDPIALSEGLAGQDVQILVRIRADRVFYADPPPRLPGVGGRPRRHGARFACADPATWPPPTAQLTCRDTQYGTVTVRAWSGLHPKLAGRGRHTGAVPPIVPGTIVRVQVQRLPTACGRNKALWLWWAGSGSADLDVLWRAYVRRFDIEHTLRFVKNTLGWVIPAVRTPEQADRWTWIIVAAYTQLRLARTAVADQRLPWERPLPPTKLTPTRVRRGFLRLHPAIGTPASPPKPSGRGPGRPKGSRTRPAQRHPAIKKTHTAASGTG; translated from the coding sequence GTGACTGCCATTGTGGACTATCCGGGCGGGTTGAGGCTGCCCGCCCCGCCCCGGCGGGACGCCCGGGCCGCGCTGGTGGCGTTCCGCCGGGGCTGGTACGGATGTCTGCGCCGGCGCCGGGACGCGTTGTTCGAGCTCGGTGATGCGTTGCTGGGTTCGGCGGGGCCGGTGACCTCGTTGCCGCACCTGTCGTTGGAGCCGCTGTTTCGGCGTGGGCACGGCAGCCTGTATGCGGCTCTCGCCGAGGGTGATGTCGACACCGATGCGGTGCGGGACCTGCTGGCGGCGCACCGTCCGGCCGGCTGGCCGCCGGTGTTCGCGGTGGACGCCAGCACGTGGGTGCGCTGCGACGCGGAGACCAGCCCGGGCCGCGGGTTCTACTATCACCCCTCGCGGCATTCGGCGGGGCAGCCGATCGTGGCGGGCTGGTCGTATCAGTGGGTCGCCCAGTTGTCGTGGCGGCCCGACTCGTGGACCGCTCCGGTCGACGTGTGCCGCATCCATCCGCACGAGGACGCCGTCGACGTGACGGTCAGGCAGGTCACCGCGGTGGCCGAGCGACTGGCCGCCGGCGGCGTGGCGCAGCGGCCGTTGTTTGTGTTCGATGCCGGCTATGACCCGATCGCATTGAGCGAAGGCCTGGCCGGGCAGGACGTGCAGATTTTGGTGCGGATCCGCGCTGACCGGGTCTTCTACGCCGACCCGCCACCGCGCCTCCCGGGCGTGGGTGGGCGTCCGCGGCGGCACGGCGCACGGTTCGCCTGCGCTGACCCGGCCACCTGGCCGCCGCCGACCGCCCAGTTGACCTGCCGCGACACCCAATACGGCACGGTCACCGTGCGCGCCTGGTCCGGGCTGCACCCCAAACTCGCCGGCCGGGGCCGGCACACCGGCGCCGTCCCACCGATCGTGCCCGGCACGATCGTGCGGGTCCAGGTGCAACGCCTGCCCACGGCGTGCGGGCGGAACAAGGCCCTGTGGCTGTGGTGGGCCGGGTCTGGCAGTGCGGACCTGGACGTGTTGTGGCGGGCGTACGTGCGCCGCTTCGACATCGAGCACACCCTGCGCTTTGTCAAGAACACCCTGGGCTGGGTCATCCCGGCGGTGCGTACCCCCGAGCAGGCCGACCGGTGGACCTGGATCATCGTGGCCGCCTACACCCAGCTACGGTTGGCCCGCACCGCCGTCGCGGACCAACGACTGCCCTGGGAACGACCACTGCCGCCGACCAAACTCACCCCGACCCGCGTCCGACGAGGTTTTCTGCGACTCCACCCCGCGATCGGCACCCCCGCCAGTCCGCCGAAACCCTCCGGACGCGGCCCCGGCCGACCCAAAGGCAGCCGAACAAGACCAGCTCAACGCCACCCCGCAATCAAGAAAACCCACACCGCTGCCAGCGGTACGGGTTAA